In Rhodothermus marinus DSM 4252, a single genomic region encodes these proteins:
- a CDS encoding RNA polymerase sigma-70 factor: MRPGASTSEQQELAARVRQGDAAAFERLFRAYYTPLVHFAVHIVGTLPEAEEVVQRVFVNIWRNRAAWAPHVSVAAYLYGAVRNEAVKYSQRRPPAVPLEEAAEMACDRPHPDQQLVGNDLTELIERLIQELPEQRRLIFTLSRDHGLTYAEIAQSLGISIKTVETQMGRALRQLRERLQAWLNVAP; encoded by the coding sequence ATGAGGCCGGGCGCTTCCACTTCGGAGCAGCAGGAGCTGGCGGCAAGGGTGCGCCAGGGCGATGCGGCGGCATTCGAGCGGCTGTTTCGGGCCTACTACACGCCGCTCGTGCACTTTGCCGTGCACATCGTGGGCACGCTCCCGGAGGCCGAGGAAGTGGTGCAGCGCGTGTTCGTCAACATCTGGCGCAACCGGGCCGCCTGGGCGCCCCACGTCTCGGTAGCGGCCTATCTCTACGGCGCCGTGCGCAACGAAGCCGTCAAATACAGCCAGCGGCGTCCGCCCGCCGTACCGCTGGAAGAAGCGGCCGAAATGGCCTGCGACCGTCCCCACCCGGACCAGCAACTGGTCGGCAACGACTTGACCGAACTGATCGAACGGCTCATCCAGGAGCTGCCCGAGCAGCGACGGCTGATCTTCACCCTCTCGCGCGATCACGGGCTCACCTACGCCGAAATTGCGCAATCCCTGGGCATCTCGATCAAGACTGTCGAAACGCAGATGGGGCGCGCCCTGCGTCAGCTTCGGGAGCGTCTCCAGGCGTGGTTGAACGTTGCGCCCTGA
- a CDS encoding FecR family protein: MHEGIDWDLLAKYIAGACSEAERAAVEAWASADPMHRQLLEELRLTWQVMEQMPPPVSVEAAWQRVRAQMERPADRPAIPARRHRARAWGVRVLAVLAVTLGVALLYHELGWLPRPESAHEPEAPRVFVTQRGQRATVQLVDGTRILLAPESRLEVAADYGRTGRHVTLAGEAYFEVASDSLHPFVVQAPRLRVQVLGTAFGVRAYAEETRAYVAVRHGRVQVQPESAHARAAAALLAAGQVARLKEAGQLEIRRPASLDAYVGWAEGRLVFERTPLREVARTLARWYDLEIQLEDPALGARQLTATFEEAPAYQVLQIIAATMNLEVVRDAENPRRIRWREASPPS; the protein is encoded by the coding sequence ATGCACGAAGGCATCGACTGGGATCTTCTGGCTAAATACATCGCGGGCGCCTGTTCGGAAGCCGAGCGGGCGGCCGTGGAAGCCTGGGCATCGGCCGACCCGATGCATCGCCAGCTGCTGGAAGAGCTGAGGCTGACCTGGCAGGTGATGGAGCAGATGCCCCCGCCGGTTTCGGTGGAGGCAGCCTGGCAACGCGTGCGGGCGCAGATGGAAAGGCCCGCCGATCGTCCGGCCATCCCTGCACGGCGGCATCGGGCCAGAGCATGGGGGGTACGGGTGCTGGCCGTGCTGGCGGTGACGCTCGGGGTTGCGCTGCTGTACCACGAGCTGGGGTGGCTTCCGCGGCCGGAGTCGGCCCACGAGCCCGAGGCTCCCCGGGTTTTTGTCACGCAGCGAGGACAGCGCGCCACCGTGCAGCTGGTCGACGGCACGCGCATTCTGCTGGCGCCCGAGTCGCGGCTTGAGGTGGCGGCCGATTACGGTCGGACCGGGCGGCACGTAACGCTGGCCGGCGAGGCCTATTTCGAGGTGGCGTCCGACTCGCTGCATCCCTTTGTGGTGCAGGCGCCCCGGCTGCGTGTGCAGGTGCTCGGGACGGCTTTCGGCGTGCGTGCCTACGCCGAAGAAACCCGGGCCTATGTGGCCGTGCGCCATGGTCGGGTGCAGGTGCAGCCCGAGTCGGCTCACGCCAGGGCAGCGGCCGCGCTGCTGGCGGCCGGCCAGGTGGCCCGGTTGAAGGAAGCCGGGCAGCTTGAAATAAGGCGGCCGGCCAGCCTGGACGCCTACGTGGGATGGGCCGAAGGGCGCCTGGTGTTCGAGCGAACCCCGCTGCGCGAAGTGGCCCGCACGCTGGCGCGCTGGTACGATCTGGAGATCCAGCTCGAGGATCCGGCGCTGGGGGCGCGGCAGCTGACGGCCACCTTCGAGGAAGCTCCGGCCTACCAGGTCCTGCAGATCATTGCGGCCACCATGAACCTGGAGGTCGTGCGAGACGCCGAAAACCCCCGGCGAATCCGCTGGCGGGAGGCTTCACCGCCATCCTGA
- a CDS encoding SusC/RagA family TonB-linked outer membrane protein, which yields MATRQRLFWKRIEACRLWLLVLGVLLLGAGQVRAQQPEVRTASKVDTPIAWLNDPYLENAARLSQPLRLTLEQVTREQALRIIAQQAGLRLSYEWSEAMNEPVTLRQSQGTVLDALYAVTAGTDLRLMITRSGYLLVGRAPKSSAEMAEPAPVQQEGSIAGRVIDAATGEGLPGVNVFLVGTTLGASTDIDGNYRIDNIPAGLYTLQASFIGYRTATVDSVEVRAGEVTVVNLALEQEVLGLEEIVVVGYGTQRRRDVTGAVSSVNVESLQELPVTNVVEALQTRAPGVRVITSDGRPGGSGLEVQIRGARSLTASNQPLFVIDGVPVEGVNLSELNLSDIVSIEVLKDASAAAIYGARGSNGVVLITTRRGREGKGRFSYDGSIGFSEIANPLDVFSGPEFIALRREAYRAAGMPTDDETIMDPVEREVAQSGQYVDWQEAVLRTGVRHNHNLSYSGGSDVFQVYASGGYLREEGILKRTFFERGTFRLNTDYRPISWLKFTTNFLLARTKQDVAGGERYGPFWTAYTLSPLGKIYDEQGRLRPFVTGDPTAWNPLYQLQESRDDRWSTRVLGNLVAQVNLYEGLNYQLNAGMDYNATKMGEYRTSNYSGGGQQRAVLGYGESTSYTIENILTYERQLGTLHNLHATLLYSVQRVQDEDLQAQTRNLPSDLLDYNAISSGADLRSPTRNYSAWSLESYMARLRYSFADRYLLTLTGRIDGSSKFGAGNKYGFFPAVAFAWQLSQEPFLASVRQIDNLKLRLSWGQTGNQEIPIYQSLGQTSLFSYSFGGNIVKGYAPASLPNPNLKWEKTTQFNLGLDASLFGGRIMSAIDLYRSWTSDLLLQRQIPVTNGFTSFLDNIGKTENWGIDFSLDTYLINRPDFSWQVNLNWSLSRSKIVRLTGQTDEAGNPVDDIANRWFIGHPIGVIYDWVFDGIFCSGGPYDEAACQQEIASSAQPDAQPGDIRVRDLNGDGVINDQDRTIVGTTEPDWYGGLGTTLTYKNFDLSVFFTAVQGVTRYNPYIYPRAYDPNIVVIFLQGRANQIAVDYWTPEDTDADFPRPNYQREMPRYLSARAVWDASYVQLRNITLGYTLPASLAARIGVDRMRLYLSGNNLYYWTDFESYNPEQGDVEGYPVARTLTFGVNLSF from the coding sequence ATGGCTACCCGTCAACGCCTTTTCTGGAAGCGCATCGAAGCGTGCCGGTTGTGGTTGCTGGTGCTGGGGGTGTTGCTGCTGGGCGCCGGACAGGTCCGGGCGCAGCAGCCGGAGGTCCGAACGGCTTCGAAAGTGGACACACCTATTGCCTGGCTGAACGACCCGTATCTCGAAAACGCTGCGCGACTCAGCCAGCCCCTGCGTCTGACACTGGAGCAGGTAACGCGTGAGCAGGCACTCCGCATCATTGCGCAACAGGCCGGCCTGCGACTTTCCTACGAGTGGAGCGAGGCGATGAACGAGCCCGTTACGCTCCGCCAGTCGCAGGGCACCGTGCTGGACGCGCTCTACGCCGTGACGGCCGGCACCGACCTGCGACTGATGATCACACGCAGCGGCTACCTGCTGGTCGGTCGTGCGCCGAAGTCCTCGGCCGAAATGGCGGAGCCTGCTCCGGTCCAGCAGGAAGGAAGCATTGCCGGCCGCGTGATTGACGCGGCCACCGGGGAAGGGCTTCCCGGTGTGAACGTCTTTCTGGTGGGTACCACGCTGGGAGCCAGCACCGACATAGACGGTAACTACCGGATCGACAATATCCCGGCCGGTCTCTACACATTGCAGGCGTCCTTCATCGGCTACCGGACGGCCACGGTCGACAGCGTCGAGGTGCGTGCGGGCGAAGTCACCGTGGTCAACCTGGCGCTCGAGCAGGAAGTGCTCGGCCTGGAAGAGATCGTGGTGGTGGGCTACGGTACGCAACGGCGTCGGGATGTGACAGGTGCCGTCTCGTCGGTGAACGTCGAAAGCCTGCAGGAGCTGCCCGTCACGAACGTCGTGGAGGCGCTCCAGACGCGGGCTCCCGGCGTGCGCGTGATCACCTCCGATGGACGGCCGGGCGGCAGCGGCCTGGAAGTTCAAATCCGAGGCGCTCGATCGCTGACAGCCAGCAACCAGCCGCTGTTTGTCATCGACGGGGTGCCCGTCGAAGGCGTAAATCTGTCCGAACTGAATCTGAGCGACATTGTCTCGATCGAGGTGCTGAAAGACGCCTCGGCGGCGGCCATCTACGGGGCGCGTGGTTCCAATGGCGTCGTGCTCATCACCACGCGGCGCGGTCGCGAAGGCAAAGGTCGCTTTTCCTATGACGGTAGTATCGGATTTTCAGAAATAGCCAATCCGCTCGACGTTTTCAGTGGGCCGGAATTCATTGCGCTGCGGCGCGAGGCCTATCGTGCGGCCGGTATGCCCACCGACGACGAAACGATTATGGACCCTGTTGAACGGGAGGTTGCGCAGAGCGGGCAATACGTCGACTGGCAGGAGGCCGTTCTGCGTACCGGTGTGCGTCACAATCATAACCTCAGCTATTCCGGAGGATCGGACGTATTTCAGGTTTATGCCAGCGGCGGCTATCTGCGCGAAGAAGGGATCCTGAAGCGCACGTTCTTCGAACGAGGGACTTTCCGGCTCAACACCGACTACCGCCCGATTTCCTGGCTCAAGTTCACCACGAACTTCCTGCTGGCCCGGACCAAGCAGGATGTGGCGGGCGGCGAACGCTACGGCCCCTTCTGGACCGCTTATACGCTGTCACCGCTGGGGAAAATCTATGACGAGCAGGGTCGGCTGCGGCCTTTTGTAACCGGCGACCCGACCGCCTGGAATCCGCTCTATCAACTCCAGGAGTCCCGCGATGATCGCTGGAGCACGCGTGTGCTCGGCAATCTGGTGGCCCAGGTCAATCTGTATGAAGGCCTGAATTATCAGCTCAACGCGGGCATGGATTACAACGCGACCAAAATGGGCGAGTACCGCACGAGCAACTATTCCGGCGGTGGGCAGCAGCGCGCCGTGCTGGGTTATGGCGAAAGCACCAGCTACACGATCGAAAACATCCTGACCTACGAGCGACAGCTGGGCACGCTGCATAACCTGCACGCCACGCTGCTCTACAGCGTGCAGCGTGTGCAGGACGAAGACCTGCAGGCCCAGACGCGCAACCTGCCCAGTGATCTGCTCGATTACAACGCGATCAGCAGCGGGGCCGATCTGCGCTCGCCTACCCGGAACTATTCGGCCTGGAGCCTGGAGTCCTACATGGCCCGCCTGCGCTACAGCTTCGCGGATCGGTACCTGCTGACGCTTACCGGGCGTATCGACGGCTCCTCCAAGTTCGGGGCGGGCAACAAGTACGGCTTCTTCCCGGCCGTTGCCTTTGCCTGGCAGCTCAGCCAGGAACCCTTCCTGGCCTCCGTGCGCCAGATCGACAACCTGAAACTGCGCCTGAGCTGGGGTCAGACCGGTAACCAGGAAATCCCGATCTATCAGTCGCTCGGGCAAACCAGTCTGTTCTCCTATTCCTTTGGCGGGAATATCGTGAAAGGCTATGCGCCCGCCTCGCTCCCGAACCCCAACCTGAAGTGGGAAAAGACCACGCAGTTCAACCTGGGGCTGGATGCCTCGCTTTTTGGCGGGCGCATCATGTCCGCGATCGACCTCTACCGCTCCTGGACCTCGGACCTGCTGCTCCAGCGGCAGATCCCGGTCACGAACGGCTTTACCAGCTTCCTGGATAACATTGGCAAGACGGAAAACTGGGGCATCGACTTCAGCCTGGATACCTATCTGATCAACCGTCCTGATTTTTCCTGGCAGGTGAACCTGAACTGGTCGCTCAGCCGCTCGAAGATCGTCCGGTTGACCGGACAGACCGACGAGGCGGGCAATCCGGTGGATGACATCGCCAACCGCTGGTTCATCGGACACCCGATCGGCGTCATCTACGACTGGGTCTTCGACGGCATCTTCTGTTCGGGAGGGCCTTACGACGAGGCGGCCTGCCAGCAGGAGATCGCCAGCAGCGCCCAGCCCGACGCCCAGCCCGGCGACATCCGGGTCAGGGACCTGAACGGCGACGGCGTGATCAACGACCAGGACCGCACCATCGTCGGCACGACCGAACCGGACTGGTACGGTGGTCTGGGGACTACGCTGACCTATAAGAACTTCGATCTGAGCGTCTTCTTTACGGCCGTGCAGGGGGTGACCCGCTACAATCCCTACATCTACCCGCGGGCTTACGACCCGAACATTGTGGTCATCTTTCTGCAGGGGCGGGCCAACCAGATCGCCGTCGATTACTGGACGCCGGAGGATACGGATGCCGATTTCCCCCGGCCCAATTATCAACGCGAAATGCCGCGCTACCTTTCGGCCCGGGCCGTCTGGGATGCCTCCTACGTGCAGCTCCGCAATATCACGCTGGGCTACACGCTACCGGCCTCGCTGGCGGCCCGCATCGGCGTCGATCGCATGCGGCTCTATCTCTCGGGGAATAACCTCTACTACTGGACGGACTTCGAGTCCTACAACCCCGAGCAGGGCGACGTCGAGGGCTACCCGGTAGCCCGGACGCTGACCTTTGGCGTGAATCTGTCCTTCTGA
- a CDS encoding RagB/SusD family nutrient uptake outer membrane protein, translating into MKTYLSMPTRWLLSLLLLVGLTGCGEGFLEEEPRTFVSTEAVLNSPEGLEGAVVALYDFPTWMYHSTRYSYWFISGTDVARIGPLHEDRGTALYNTDLNPQHGASREYWNQSYQTLYRANAIIAAAPNVDFDGDEARRNRVIAEARFFRAYILFYLHQRYGNIPLVTEPSETIREKEQPADPADIYRVIVDDLRFAIDNLAWTYDDQPGRITKGAAMHLLAKVYLVLQNWQQAAQTAETLILQGPYELLDDPAEIFADNNENNKEAIWTIQFDPQADNYGHFLAVMFTPLYDRIQGVARTFEQGGRPWARMYPSAYLLSLFDKNDRRLKAWYKTHWVYDDPDEGLPPGRQVGDTVRTSDFNPPPDSMLYLHPACKKYWEYGATRDINQADSYKGIIRYRLAETYLIAAEAYMRLGDQAKALEYINPLRRRAGVPDLTELNEDILLEEHARELAFEQDRWFTLKRMGRLVQHVRQYNPDAAPNIKDCHVNMPIPQEFVDLTGFPQNDCYR; encoded by the coding sequence ATGAAGACATATCTGTCGATGCCAACCCGCTGGCTCCTGAGCCTCCTGCTGCTGGTCGGATTGACCGGGTGCGGTGAGGGCTTTCTGGAAGAGGAGCCGCGCACGTTCGTCAGCACCGAGGCCGTGCTGAACTCGCCCGAGGGCCTGGAAGGCGCCGTGGTGGCCCTTTACGACTTCCCGACCTGGATGTACCACAGCACGCGCTACAGCTACTGGTTCATCTCGGGCACCGACGTGGCCCGAATCGGACCGCTCCACGAAGATCGGGGGACGGCCCTTTACAACACCGATCTCAACCCGCAGCACGGTGCTTCGCGGGAATACTGGAACCAGTCGTACCAGACCCTCTACCGCGCCAATGCCATTATCGCCGCGGCTCCGAACGTGGACTTCGACGGCGACGAGGCCCGGCGCAACCGGGTTATCGCGGAGGCCCGTTTCTTCCGAGCCTACATCCTGTTCTATCTCCACCAGCGCTACGGCAATATCCCGCTGGTGACCGAGCCTTCGGAGACCATCCGCGAGAAAGAACAACCCGCCGATCCGGCAGACATCTACCGGGTCATTGTCGACGACCTCCGGTTTGCCATCGACAATCTGGCATGGACGTACGACGACCAGCCCGGCCGGATCACGAAGGGCGCGGCCATGCACCTGCTGGCCAAGGTCTATCTGGTGCTCCAGAACTGGCAGCAGGCAGCCCAGACGGCCGAAACGCTCATCCTGCAGGGGCCCTATGAGCTGCTGGACGACCCGGCCGAAATCTTTGCGGACAACAACGAAAACAACAAAGAGGCGATCTGGACCATTCAGTTCGATCCGCAGGCCGACAACTACGGTCATTTTCTGGCCGTGATGTTCACGCCGCTTTACGACCGCATTCAGGGCGTGGCGCGTACCTTCGAGCAGGGCGGCCGGCCCTGGGCCCGTATGTACCCCAGCGCCTACCTGCTCAGCCTCTTCGACAAAAACGACCGGCGGCTGAAAGCCTGGTACAAGACGCACTGGGTCTACGACGACCCCGACGAGGGGCTGCCGCCGGGCCGTCAGGTGGGCGACACGGTGCGTACCTCGGACTTCAACCCGCCGCCGGATTCAATGCTCTACCTGCATCCGGCCTGCAAGAAGTACTGGGAGTATGGCGCAACCCGCGATATCAACCAGGCCGACTCCTACAAGGGCATCATCCGCTATCGCCTGGCCGAAACCTACCTGATCGCCGCCGAAGCCTACATGCGCCTGGGCGATCAGGCCAAAGCGCTCGAATACATTAACCCGCTGAGGCGGCGGGCCGGTGTACCCGACCTGACCGAACTCAACGAGGACATTCTGCTCGAAGAGCATGCCCGCGAACTGGCCTTCGAACAGGACCGGTGGTTTACACTCAAGCGCATGGGACGCCTGGTGCAGCACGTGCGCCAGTACAATCCGGATGCGGCACCCAATATCAAAGACTGTCATGTAAACATGCCCATTCCGCAGGAATTTGTGGACCTGACGGGCTTCCCGCAGAATGACTGCTATCGCTGA
- a CDS encoding alpha-glucuronidase family glycosyl hydrolase — MHRLILWILLLAGIGFWSRPGVAEDGYQLWLRYVRIEDEALRQRYLQQFRALHLEATSPTLEIVQEELRRGLQGLLGTSIPSVDRVEEGVLLVGTPASCPTVAALGLEAELQALGDEGFLLRTMTVEGHRATVLAAASDVGVLYGAFHLLRLLQTHRPIDSLNVREAPRVRLRVLNHWDNLDRTVERGYAGFSLWDWFKLPDYIDPRYRDYARANASLGINGTVLTNVNADARVLLPEFLEKVAALADIFRPYGIRVYLTARFSAPIEIGGLDTADPLDPDVRAWWREKVAEIYRYIPDFGGFLVKANSEGQPGPQDYGRTHADGANMLAEALAPYGGVVMWRAFVYAPEAEDRVKQAYDEFVPLDGQFRENVLIQVKNGPLDFQPREPFHPLFGAMPRTPLMMEFQITKEYLGFSTHLAYLGTLWEEVLQADTYARGEGSTVARVIDGSLFGRELTGMAGVANIGTDRNWCGSIFDQANWYAFGRLAWNPDLRADSIAEEWIRMTFTNDPRFVAPVKQMMLESREAVVNYMTPLGLAHLMGPGHHYGPAPWFDQAPRPDWNNTYYHRADTLGIGFDRTATGSNAVAQYFSPLREIFGSLERCPEKYLLWFHHVPWDYRMRSGRTLWEELVDHYYQGVETVRRWQSLWKSLRAFVDPERFEQIATFLRIQEKEAVWWRDACVLYFQTFSRRPIPAGYEQPAHTLDYYIELQRKLQRFPMPGHWVGR, encoded by the coding sequence ATGCATCGGTTGATTTTATGGATCCTTCTGCTGGCAGGCATTGGCTTCTGGAGCCGGCCAGGCGTGGCGGAAGACGGCTATCAGCTCTGGTTGCGCTACGTGCGCATCGAGGATGAAGCGCTCCGACAACGCTACCTGCAACAGTTCCGAGCGCTTCACTTGGAGGCCACCTCGCCTACGCTCGAAATCGTTCAGGAGGAGCTCCGGCGCGGCCTGCAGGGATTGCTCGGCACGTCGATTCCATCGGTGGACCGGGTCGAAGAAGGGGTGCTGCTGGTCGGCACACCGGCTTCTTGCCCGACCGTCGCGGCGCTGGGGCTGGAGGCGGAGCTGCAGGCGCTGGGCGACGAAGGGTTCCTGCTCCGAACCATGACGGTAGAAGGACACCGCGCCACGGTACTGGCCGCTGCAAGCGATGTGGGCGTGCTCTACGGTGCTTTTCATCTGCTGCGCCTGCTTCAGACGCACCGGCCGATCGATTCGCTGAATGTTCGCGAAGCGCCCCGCGTGCGGCTGCGCGTGCTCAACCACTGGGACAACCTCGATCGCACCGTCGAACGCGGCTATGCCGGCTTTTCGCTCTGGGACTGGTTCAAACTCCCGGACTACATCGACCCGCGCTACCGCGACTATGCCCGCGCCAACGCTTCGCTGGGCATCAACGGCACGGTGCTGACCAACGTCAACGCCGACGCGCGGGTGCTTTTGCCGGAATTTCTGGAAAAGGTGGCGGCGCTGGCCGACATCTTCCGGCCCTACGGTATCCGGGTGTACCTGACGGCGCGTTTCAGTGCCCCCATCGAAATCGGGGGACTCGACACGGCCGATCCGCTCGATCCCGACGTCCGGGCCTGGTGGCGGGAAAAGGTGGCGGAAATCTATCGCTACATTCCGGACTTCGGGGGCTTTCTGGTGAAGGCCAACTCCGAAGGCCAGCCGGGGCCCCAGGATTACGGCCGCACGCACGCCGACGGGGCCAACATGCTGGCCGAAGCGCTCGCGCCCTACGGCGGCGTGGTCATGTGGCGGGCGTTCGTCTACGCACCGGAGGCCGAAGACCGGGTCAAGCAGGCCTACGACGAATTTGTGCCGCTGGACGGACAGTTTCGCGAAAACGTACTGATTCAGGTCAAAAACGGGCCGCTCGATTTCCAGCCGCGCGAGCCGTTTCATCCGCTTTTCGGCGCCATGCCGCGGACGCCGCTCATGATGGAATTCCAGATCACCAAAGAATACCTGGGCTTCTCGACGCACCTGGCCTATCTGGGAACGCTGTGGGAAGAGGTCCTGCAGGCCGACACGTACGCCCGGGGCGAGGGCTCGACGGTGGCCCGCGTGATCGACGGCAGCCTCTTCGGCCGCGAGCTGACCGGCATGGCCGGCGTGGCCAACATCGGCACCGACCGCAACTGGTGCGGCAGCATCTTCGATCAGGCCAACTGGTATGCCTTCGGGCGCCTGGCGTGGAATCCGGACCTGCGGGCCGACTCGATTGCCGAGGAGTGGATCCGCATGACCTTCACGAACGACCCGCGCTTCGTCGCACCGGTCAAACAGATGATGCTTGAGTCGCGCGAGGCCGTCGTCAACTACATGACGCCGCTTGGACTGGCCCACCTGATGGGTCCCGGCCACCATTACGGCCCGGCGCCCTGGTTCGATCAGGCGCCACGTCCCGACTGGAACAACACCTATTACCACCGGGCCGACACGCTGGGGATCGGCTTCGACCGGACGGCAACAGGCAGCAACGCGGTGGCCCAGTACTTTTCACCCCTGCGGGAAATTTTTGGCAGCCTGGAGCGCTGTCCGGAAAAATATCTGCTGTGGTTTCATCACGTACCGTGGGACTACCGAATGCGCTCCGGTCGCACGCTCTGGGAGGAGCTGGTCGATCACTACTACCAGGGCGTCGAGACGGTCCGGCGCTGGCAGTCGCTCTGGAAGTCGCTCCGGGCGTTTGTCGATCCGGAGCGCTTCGAGCAGATCGCCACGTTTCTGCGCATTCAGGAAAAAGAAGCCGTCTGGTGGCGCGATGCCTGCGTGCTGTATTTCCAGACGTTCAGCCGGCGCCCGATTCCGGCCGGCTACGAGCAGCCCGCCCACACGCTGGACTACTACATCGAACTGCAACGCAAACTTCAACGATTCCCCATGCCGGGGCACTGGGTCGGACGATAG